The genomic window TGGTTTCGGATACGCCGTCTTCGAAAGACGAAAAGAAAAACGTCGCGACACCGGAAGATACGGCCGCGAGCGCGCCCGTGCCGCCAAAAACCGATGATACCGCCGTTGAAACCGCGATGGCAGACGTCGCCGCTGCGATCAAGCGCCATGAGGACCATCAGGGCGAAGACGTTTCCGAAGCCGACAGCACCGGCGAGGACGCCGCGACCGACGCCACGGCGGGAGGCGCGCCGCCGCCGCCGCCCGAGCCGCCGGCTCCGGCTGCTTCTTCCGGCAAGGGCCTGGGCCTCGCCGCTCTGCTCGCCGCCGGTGTCGCCGGGGCCGTGTTCGCGCTTGCCGGGGCGTTCGCGCTCTCCTCCGCCGGCCTCCTCGGCACCCCCGCCGGCGGCAAGGTCAATGACGAGATCGCCTCGCTCCGCCAGGAGATCGAAACGCTGAAAGCCAATGACGGCTCGGCCTCCCTGCAATCGCAACTCGACGCGCTGAAACAACAGGTACAGAGTTCCAAGACCTCGGCCGAGGACATCGCGAGCCTCAAGCAGCAGGTCAGTTCCATTCAGAGCACGCAACAGAGCGACGTTGGCGCGGTCAAGAGCCTCGAATCCCGGCTCGATCAGTTGAAATCCAGCCTGTCCTCCGACCAGCAGGCGGTGCGGCAGAAGCTTGCGGCGCTGGAGGCGAAGGTGAACACGCCCGGCAAGGATCTGGCCGTTGCCCGCGCTATTGCCGCCGCCGGCCTGAAATCGGCGATCGACCGGGGCGACAATTTCGCGACCGAGCTTGCGACCTATGCCGAGGTCGCGCCGGAAAATACCGATATCTCGAAGCTCAAGGCGCTCGCGACAAGCGGCATTCCGACCCGCGAGGAACTCTCCGCCGAATTCTCCGACGCCGCCGACGCCATCATCGCGGCGACCGAAGCGCCGCCGCCGGAGGGCAATATATTCAATCGCCTGGTCGACAGCGCCAAGGACCTCGTCAGCGTGCGCCCCGTCGGCGATGTCGAGGGCGACACCGTGCCGGCAATTGTCGCGCGTATTGAAAACGCGCTGACAAAGGGCGATCTGAAGAAGGCGGAGGCCGAATGGGAAACGCTGCCTGCGGACGGCAAGCAGGCCTCGCAGAAATTCGCCGATGGGCTGAAGGCCCGGATCGAGGCCGATGACCTCGTTTCCAGCACGCTTTCGAGCGCGCTCGGCGCCACCGCCGGCGCGCCCGTCGCGCCGACAGGCAATTGAGGAGGTAGGTTATGATCAAGCTGCTGGTCTTCGCGATCATCGTTCTTGCCTTCGCGCTGGGCTTTTCCTGGTTCGCCGACCGCCCCGGCGAACTGACGCTTGTGTGGCAGGGCCAGATTTTCGAGACCCCGCTGACCACCGCGCTCGCCCTGCTGATCGCCCTCATCTTCGTGGTGATGATCGTCTGGTGGCTTGTGAGCGCGATCTGGACCTCGCCGAAAAGCGTGACCCGCTATTTCCGCGCCCGCAAGCGCGATCGCGGCTATCAGGCGATCTCGACCGGGCTGATCGCCGTCGGGTCCGGCAATCTGGTGATGGCCCGCAAGATGAGCACGCGCGCCCATGCCCTGCTCAGCGCCGATCAGGAACCGCTGATTCACGTACTCGATGCGCAGGTGGCGCTGACCGAGGGCAATTACGACAAGGCGCGACGCCTGTTCGAGGCGATGTCGGAGGATCCCGAAACCGCCGAACTCGGGCTGCGCGGCCTTTACCTCGAGGCCAAGCGCGTCGGCGCCGAGGAGGCCGCCCAGCATTTTGCCGAGCAGGCCGCCGACAAGGCGCCCTATCTCGCCTGGGCCGCCAAGGCGACGCTCGAGGTCCGCGCCCGCCAGGGCCGCTGGGACGATGCGATCCGCCTTCTGGACCAGCAGCGCTCCGCCAAGGTGACCGACAAGGACGGTTCGGCGCGGCTGAAATCGGTGGTGCTGACCGCGCGCGCCGAAAGCAGGCTCGACGCCGACCCGAAAGCCGCCGCCGCCGACGCGTTGCAGGCGCTGAAGCTGCGCGACGATTTCCACCCCGCGGCCATCATCGCCGCCAAGGCCTATCTGGCGCAGGGCAATCTCCGGAAATCGGCGGGCGTTCTGGAAATGGTGTGGAAGAAGGAACCCCATCCCCAGACCGGTGCGCTTTACGTGCGCGCCCGCGGCGGCGACAGCGCCGTCGACCGGCTGAAGCGGGCCGAGAAACTGGAGGCGCTGAAGCCCAACAACTGGGTCTCGCTGATGGTCGCCGCCCGCGCAGCGCTCGATGCCCGCGAATTCGAGAAGGCCCGCACCAAGGCGGAGGCGGCCGCGCGCATGCAGCCGCGCGAAAGCGCCTTCCTGCTGCTGGCCGATATCGAGGAGGCCGAAACCGGCGATCAGGCCCGTGTGCGCCACTGGATGGCGCAGGCGCTGCGTTCCGAACGCGATCCGACCTGGGTTGCCGACGGTCTTGTTTCCGAATACTGGCGGCCGTTCTCGCCAACGACCGGCCAGCTCGACGCCTTTGCCTGGAAGGTGCCTTACGGCGAAATCGCCGGGCCGATCGAGGAAGGCACGGCGTCCCGCCTCGACGAGGCGCTGAAAAGCCTGCCCCCGGTCGGCGGCCTTCGTTCAGAGCCGGAAACGCCGGCGGACGCCCCGATATTCGAGAAGCAGGCCACGCCGGAACCGGAAGCGCCGCAAACATCCGAGGCCGAGGCATCTTCCGACGATAAAAGCATGACGGAGGCCCCGACAACAGAATCAGTCCGGCCCGTGACCCCGAACGCCGGCGCTTCCGCCATCAAATCGGATGAAGCCGCGATCCCGCCCGAAGAAAAGCCCCTCGTCGTGGAAGCGCTTTCGGAAGATATCCCGCCGCGGCCCGCCGAGGGCGGCGCGGAGGAGGACGACAACGAGCGCGAAGCCCCGTTATCTCCCTTTGGCGGGCGCACTCCCGACGATCCGGGCATCGGCGAAAACGAGGACGACGACACCCCGCCGACCGCGAAAAAGCGCCGGTTCTTCTGATCCGGTCAGCCTTTGTGTCGTAAACGTAATTTGATCGACCCCTGCTATCTGATCTATTGGCGAACGCGCAAGGGCAGGTCATGATGGCATATAGAACAAGGCGAATCTCTCAGTATGTTTGAAAAAATCAGCAGGTTTCTACAGGACATCGGCAATGACGGACCGCACGGCGAGGCGCGTCCGGACGACGCCCGCGTGGCCGTGGTCGCGCTCTGTTATCAGGTGATGGAGGCTGACGGCGTCGTCAGCGAGAGCGAGCGCAGCAGGCTCAGGGAACTGATAGAGAGCCAGTACGACCTGCACGGCGCCGGACTGGAAGAGCTGATTTCCGCCGGCGAGGAGGCCGGCAGCGAGGCGGTCGACTTCTATCGCTTCACCTCCGATGTCAAACGCCATCTCGACGAGGACCAGCGCGTGCGTCTCATCGGGCTGTTGTGGGACATCGCCTATGCCGACGGCAGCCGCAGCGAGATGGAGGACAATGTCGTCTGGCGGATTGCCGAACTGATCGGCGTTTCGGGCCGCGAGCGGGTGCTGGAACGCCAGGCCGCGCTCAAACGCGCGGCAATCGACGACCATGGAGACATTCCCGTTGATGATTGAACCACGCCGACCGATCCTGGTCATCCTTCATCAGGAACGCTCGACCCCCGGCCGTGTCGGCCAGATGCTTACAGAAAAGGGCTTCCGCCTCGATATCCGCCGCCCGGCGCTGGGCGACAGGCTGCCCGATACGCTTGAGGCTCATTCCGGGGCCGTGGTCTTCGGCGGCCCGATGAGCGCCAATGACAATGAGGACTATGTCCGGCGCGAAATCGACTGGCTTTCAGTTCCGCTGAAGGAAAACCGCCCCTATCTCGGAATTTGCCTCGGCGCGCAGATGCTGGCCCGCCATCTCGGCGGCAGGGTCGAGAGCAACAGCGACGGCTCGGTCGAGATCGGCTGGTATCCGTTGCACGCGACCAATCACGGCCGGCTGATGATGAACTGGCCGGCCATGGTCTATCAGTTTCACCGCGAAGGGTTTGAGCTGCCGCATGGCGCCGAGTTGCTCGCGGGCGGCGACCTCTACCCGAACCAGGCTTTCCGCTATGGCGAAAAGGCCTATGGCGTGCAGTTTCATGCCGAACTGACCCGGATGATGATGCAGCGATGGGTGGTGCACGGCGCCAGCCGTTTCTCGCTGCCTAAGGCTCAGGCCGGTCACCTTCACCTTGAGGGCCGGATGCTGCATGACCGGGCGCTCAAGGTCTGGCTCAGCGAATTTCTCGACATCGTTTTCGAGCGCGTACCGGCGAAATCGGTTCAGGGCTGATCCGGGTTTCCGGCCAGATGTTCGGGCATCTCCAGACTGTCGATCTTTCTCAGCCTGGTAAAGCCCATCGCCCAGATCACCGCGACCGCAAGCGAACCGACGCCGCCGAAGACGACCGCCGGCACGGCGCCGATGACATGCGCCATCGTGCCGGCGCGGAACTCGCCCAACTCGTTGGAAGCGCCGACGAACACCATGTTGACCGCATTGACGCGACCGCGCAGCTCATCCGGCGTCCACAGCGCGATCAGGGTCTCGCGCACATAGACCGAGATCATGTCCGCCCCGCCCATGACCGCGAGTGCCGCAATCGAAATCCAGGCGCTTTGCGACAGGCCGAAGACGACGGTGGAAAGGCCGAACATCGCCACGCCGGCGAACATGAAATAGCCGGCATGATGACGGATCGGCACGGTTGCCAGAAGCAGCGCGACAATAACGCCGCCGACGCCGGGCGCCGCGCGCAACAGGCCAAGCCCCCACGGTCCGAGCGCCAGAATGTCGCGGGCAAAGACCGGCATCAGCGCCACCGCGCCGCCGAGCAGCACCACGAACAGATCGAGCGAGATCGCGCCGAGAACCACTTTTTCCGAAGTGATGAAGCGGAAACCGGCGAGGATGGTCCTGATCGTGACCGCGCTTGTCGGACGGCTCTGGCTCGGCTTCGGCACGGTCAGCATCAGCAATGTTGCCGCCGCAAACAGGCCGAGCGCCGTTGAATAGGCAAGGACAGCGCCGACGCCGTAAAGCAGGCCGCCGGCGACCGGGCCGACGATCGAGGCGATCTGCCAGGACGATGAGTTCCAGGCGATCGCATTGGCCAGATCCCTTTCCGGCACCAGGTTTGGCGCAAGCGATTGCAGCGCCGGGCCGGAAAAGGCGCGCTCCGTACCGAAGACCGCGAGCAGCCCGAAGACCGGCCAGGGCGAAAACAGGCCGAGCATGGTGATCGCCAGAAGGCAGGCGGCGCAGGCGGTCGCCACCGCAAAACAGATCGCCGCGATCACGCGGCGGTTGTAGCGGTCGGCAACCGTGCCGGTCACCAGCGTCAAAAGCAGCGCGGGCAGGAACTGGAACAGGCCGATGAGACCGAGATAGAAGGCATTTCCGGTCTCGTCATACATCTGCCAGCCGACAGCGACGGATACGATCTGGACCGCGAACGTGCCCAGAAAACGCGAGAAGAAATAAAGGGAATAGCCTTTGTGGCGGAAGGCGTCGAAACGGGCGCCGGACTGGGAAACGTTCATCTGCGACAAGCTTTCCGGGGAGATACATTGCGCGAGGTAAGTCCTGGCCCCGGCAATAAATACCGGACAAAACCCTCCGCCCCTTGCCCGTTTAGAATTGAATGTCTAAATGTTTGCAAGGAAAAAACGGGAGTCCTTCATGATCGCGCTGTTCGAGACGATTTACTACGCCCTTGAAATCTATAAGTGGGTGATCATCGCCAGCGCTATCTTCTCCTGGCTCTTTGCGTTCAACATCATCAATGCCCACAGCCCGTTCATCAACTCGATCGGACGCATGCTCTATGCGGTGACCGAGCCGGTCTACCGGCCGATCCGCAATTTCCTGCCCAATCTCGGCGGCATCGACATTTCGCCGGTGATCGTGCTTCTGATCGTGTTCTTCCTGCAGCGCCTGATCCTGACCGGCGTCATCCCGCGCCTTTACTGATCTCAGCCGGCCCTGAAATGCTTGGAGAGCTTCAGGCCCTGCGCCTGATAGTTTGAGCCGAGACCCGCGCCATAAAGGGTTTCGGGCATTTCCAGCATGTGCTCGTAGATCAGCCGGCCGACAATCTGGCCGTGTTCGAGGATGAACGGCACCTCGTGGCTGCGCACCTCCAGCACGGCGCGCGCGCCCCTGCCGCCGGCGCCTGCATGGCCGAATCCGGGATCGAAAAAGCCGGCATAATGCACCCGGAACTCGCCCACCAGCGGATCGAACGGAGTCATTTCGGCAGCACACAGCGGCGGCACGTGCACGGCCTCGCGCGAGACCAGAATGTAGAATTCGTCCGGATCGAGGATCAGTTCGCCCTTGCCGCGGCCCTGGATCGGTTCCCAGAAATCCAGAATGTCGTAGCCGGCCTTGCGGTCGACATCGATCACGCCGGTGTGGTGCTTGCCGCGATAACCGACCAGCCCCTCGCCCGCCAGATCGATCGACAGCGCGATCCCGCCGCCGGAGACATTCGGCATCTCGCTCGCCACCAGTGTCTCGCGCTCGTGAAGCGCCAGAAGCGCCTCCTCGGTCAGCACCGACTGGCCTGTGCGGAAGCGGATCTGCGACAACCGCGACCCCTGCCTGACGATCACCGGGAATGTGCGCGGCGAGATTTCGAGATAGAGCGGCCCCTCGTAACCCGCCGGAACGATGTCGAATTCCTGCGCGTAATCGGAAATCACCCGGGTGAAGATATCGAGCCGGCCGGTCGAGCTTTTCGGATTGGTCGAGGCCGACAGCCCGTCCGTCAGTTTCAGCGCCTCCATCAGTTCCACGATATAGACGCAACCGGTCTCCAGCACCGCGCCCTCGGAAAGGTCGATCTCGTGCAGGCTGAGGCGGGAAAGCTTGTCTTCGACCTTGTGACCGGGGCCCGGCAGGAAGCTCGCCCGCACCCGATAGGCCTTGGGTCCGAGCCTCAAGTCGAGGCTCGCCGGCTGGATCTGGTCGTGATCGCGCGGCACGGCTGCAATCAGATTGCCGCTCTCAAACAGGCTGGCGATCGCACGATCGGCCAGAATTCCGGGCTTTTGTGACATGTTTTGCTCCTGTCGCGCGACAAAACCAAGGTTTCAGAATTGACGCAAGCGGTTATAGGGATTATGCCGCCTTTATACCCGTGGTGATTTGGCCGGTCGGCTTGCAGCCACGTTAAACAACTAGCTAAAAGACCGGGTGAACCGGTCCCGCGCGACCGGTTTTTTTGTTTGGAGAGATTTGATGAAAAAGTCCTGGCGTCCTCAGACCAAGCTCGTTCACGGTGGCAGCCTCCGTTCGCAGTATGGCGAAATGTCGGAGGGCATCTTCCTCACGCAGGGCTTTCTCTACGAAAATTCCGCCGCCGCCGAGGCCCGCTTCAAGGGCGAGGAAGAAGGCTTCATCTATGCCCGTTACGGCAGCCCGACCAATGCGATGTTCGAGCAGCGCATGTGCGCGCTGGAAGGCGCGGAAGATGCCCGCGCCACCGCCTCCGGCATGGCCGCCGTTTCCGCCGCGATCCTGTGCCAGTTGAAGGCCGGCGACCATATCGTCGCCGCCCGCGCGCTGTTCGGCTCGTGTCGCTGGGTGGTCGAAACGCTGGCGCCGAAATACGGCATCGAATGCACGCTGGTGGATGGCCGCGACCTTGCCAACTGGGAAGCCGCGATCCGCCCCAATACCAAACTGTTCTTCCTTGAAAGCCCCACCAACCCGACGCTGGAAGTGGTCGATATCGCCGGCGTTGCAGCCCTTGCCAAACAGGCCGGCGCCCGCACCGTGGTCGACAACGTGTTTGCCACAGCACTTTACCAGAAGCCGCTGGAGCTTGGCGCCGACATCGTCGTCTATTCCGCGACCAAGCATATCGACGGCCAGGGCCGGGTCCTTGGCGGCGTAGTGCTGTCGTCGAAGGAATGGATCGAGGAAGAGCTTCAGGATTATTTCCGCCACACCGGCCCCGCGCTTTCGCCGTTCAATGCCTGGCTGCTTTTGAAGGGGCTGGAGACCTTCCCGCTCAGGGTGCGCCAGCAGACCGAGACCGCGGGCCGGATCGCCGATTTTCTGGCCGACCAGAAACAGGTGGCGCGCGTCATCTATCCGGGCCGCGCCGACCATCCCCAGGCCGATATCGTGAAGAAGCAGATGGCCGCCGGCTCCTCGCTGGTCGCCTTCGAACTGAAGGGCGGCAAGGATGCGGCCTTCGCGTTGCAGGACCGGCTGGATATCGTCTCGATCTCCAACAATCTCGGCGATGCCAAGAGCCTGATCACCCATCCGGCAACCACGACGCACAAGAACCTGGCGGAAGAAGCACGCCTGGAACTCGGCATTACCGGCGGCACGATCCGGTTCTCGGCCGGCATCGAGGATACCGACGATCTGATCGAGGATTTCGCCCAGGCCCTTGCGAAATTGCCAGCTTGAGCCACATTGCCCTGATGGGCGGTTGCGTGACCGCAGCCGCTCAAGGCTTTAGCCGGGGAGTATCAGTGGCCTACAGGGCAATCACCAACGATATCGAGGTCAGCGTCGGGCCAAGCTTCCTTGACGGCCACTCGATGCCGGAAGACAGGCACTTCGTCTGGGCCTACGAGATCGAGATCGTCAATCACCGCGACGAGCGCATCCAGATTCTGTCCCGCCACTGGACGATCACCAATGCAGAGGGGATTGTCGAGACCGTGTCGGGTTCCGGCGTCGCCGGCAAGCAGCCGATGATCGAGGCCGGAGCGCGCTACAGCTACCAGTCCGCGGCCCCTCTGGATACGCCCTCCGGCATCATGGTCGGCCACTACATCATCAAGACCGCCGACGACCGGCTCCTCAAGATCGACATCCCCGCCTTCTCCCTGGATTCGCCCTATGAGATACGAAGCCGGCATTGATTTTACGAGAAGGCTTTTCGTTTTCGCGAACAACCGCTGGGCCTAAAGCGACGGGCGCTTGACCGGAGAAGGAGACATAACGAACCATCCGTCGATGTGGAAGGACGGTTCAGGCTTATGACAAAGTGCTCCCCAAACTCGTCCGTCATGCCGGGCTCGACCCGGCATCTAGGGCCGCTTGTGGTGCATCTCAAAAAAGGGATTTTACGCGCAAGGTCTCTCTGCTCTGCTCATCGCAAGTGGCCCTGGATCCCGGCTCAAGGCCGGGATGACGGCGGAGAGGGAGGCGATGCCGCGAATACGCACGGTTTGTCAACAACCCGAACCACCCGTCGATGAGCAAGGGCGGATCGGGCCTGGTGCATCGCCCGATGCTCCAGATTCTTTATTTTGACGCGTCGGGCTAACGAAAAACCGGTAACCACTTTTTCGTCCGACGCTCTGGAGCCAGACAGAGGGGACTACTCCCGCGTCATCGCGTCCTCAAGGTCGTCGCCGTCATATTCCTGGCGTTCGATCTCGTGCTGCTCGCGGCGGAAGCGGTCGAAGACGTCCTGTGAAACGCGGCCGCGGATTGCCATCAGGAAGATCACGACCGCGAACAGGCCGACCAGCACCGAATCGAGCGGGTGCGGGATAACGCCGAGACCGCCGCCATAACCGCCGAGATAGGAGATGACGGTAAGGCCGGCCATATAGACGCCGAACCACACCGCGCTCATCGGCTCCAGATCCTCCCGGCCGATCACGGCGAAGCGCAGCAGGAACAGCACCGCGCCGACGGCAAGCAACGCCAGCAAAAGCCAGATCGTGCTCCAGCCGGACCAGTAGATCATCAGGCTCGCGATCACGAAGGCAAGGGCGCCGATGAAACCGGCGGCCGGCACCACGAAGGGGCGGTGCGCATTGGGCGCCAGATAGCGGAAGGCGACCATGGAAACCGGACCGGCGATGAACGACAATACGACCGCCGCGCTGTTCAGCGCGAGGATCTGCTGAAACGGCAGCACGATCAGCATGAACAGCGCCACAAAATAGTTCAGGATCAGCGCCCAGAGCGGAACGCCATATTCGTTGAGCTTGGCAAACAGGCGCGGAAACACGCCGTTGTTCGACATCGCCAGCGCCAGGCGCGCATTCGAACTGACCGAGACGAGGCCGCTGCCGGCGGGCGAAACCACGGCCGCGACATTCAGCATGCTGAGAAGCCACAAGACGCCGACAGAGGTCGCGAGCGCACCGAGCGGACCGAGCTCATGGGTCGATTCGATGGTCTGCCAGCCGCCCGAAAGCGAGGCCGGGTCGATGGCGCCGACGAAGGCGATCTGCAGGCCGACATAGACCGCAAGGCAGATCAGCACCGACAGGATCAGCGCCAGCGGGATAACCCTCTGGGTGTCGCGCACCTCGCCCGCAAGGTCGATCGCATGGCGGAAGCCGATGAAGGCAAAGACCACGCCGCCGGTGGAAACGGCAGCGAAAATGCCGGGAACGCCGAACGGCGCGAAACCGCCGGCGGACGTGAAGTTCGAGGGCTCGAACCGGGCCGCGACGATGACGACGATGAACACCACCGGCACAAACAGCTTGAACCATGTCATCGTGGTATTGATGCGGGCAAACCAGGCCACGCCGAAGACGTTGACGACGGTCAGCACCGCAAGAAACGCGGCCGCGGCGAGATAGCCGGAAATGGTCAATCCGCCGGCACTGTTGGTCAGCCACGGCAGATAGGAGGAGGCGTAGCCGAGCGAGGCCTTCACCTCGATCGGCGCGGTCGTGCAATAGCCGACCCACGCGCTCCAACCCATGGCAAGCGCCAGCAGCCGTCCGTGGGAAAATTGCGGGATACGGGCGATGCCGCCCGCGATCGGAAACAGCGTGGAATTTTCGGCATAGGTGAGTGCGATCAGCAGCATCGCCACCGCACCGATCAGCCAGGCAATGATGGAGGCAGGGCCCGCAAGCTGCGCCGTCTCAAGCGGAGCAAACAGCCAACCAGAGCCCAAAACACCGCCGACCGCGACGAAAGTCAGTCCGAGCAGCCCTATTTCGCGTCGCATTGCCATAGAAAATCCCCCTTAGCTCAATGCGCTTAAACGACTGCAGCCGACCACCCCTGCTGGCTTACTACAATGAATATGCAATTTTCAGCTTCAATTATTCCGACGGGCGCGAAACCGAGTCAATCGGTTTCGAGCCCGTCGCTTACATTCGTCGACGTTGCGTCCAAATTGCAACCCAGAACCCTGGAATGCCAGTCTTATGGACTGCGCCGGAACTGCTTCAGCCGTTGCTGGCTCTCATCCGCACCAGATCGGCCGTGGGGCGGAAACTGTCCGGGCTCGCCGCCCGCCACCAGTCGGCATAGAGCGTCGAGCCAGGGTCCTCCAGCAGCACGCCTTCCGGCAGGAACGTGTGCAGCTTGTCGAGCGGCACGGCATCATGCGAGCCGACGCGGTGCATGATGTGATGCGGCTGCAGGTCCTGCGGATGGGCATAGCCGCAGGCGGCGACGATCTCCGACAGCGCCTCGACGGTCTTCTTCTGGAACCGGGCCGCGTTGGCGCCCTGCTCTTCCGGCACCAGCGCGCGCTGGCGCCATTTATCCTGGGTGGTGACCCCGGTGGGACAGGTGCCGGTGTGACAGCGTTGCGCCTGGATGCAGCCGACGGACATCATGAAGGCACGCGCCGCATTGCACCAGTCGGCG from Martelella sp. NC20 includes these protein-coding regions:
- a CDS encoding COG4223 family protein yields the protein MVSDTPSSKDEKKNVATPEDTAASAPVPPKTDDTAVETAMADVAAAIKRHEDHQGEDVSEADSTGEDAATDATAGGAPPPPPEPPAPAASSGKGLGLAALLAAGVAGAVFALAGAFALSSAGLLGTPAGGKVNDEIASLRQEIETLKANDGSASLQSQLDALKQQVQSSKTSAEDIASLKQQVSSIQSTQQSDVGAVKSLESRLDQLKSSLSSDQQAVRQKLAALEAKVNTPGKDLAVARAIAAAGLKSAIDRGDNFATELATYAEVAPENTDISKLKALATSGIPTREELSAEFSDAADAIIAATEAPPPEGNIFNRLVDSAKDLVSVRPVGDVEGDTVPAIVARIENALTKGDLKKAEAEWETLPADGKQASQKFADGLKARIEADDLVSSTLSSALGATAGAPVAPTGN
- a CDS encoding heme biosynthesis protein HemY — translated: MIKLLVFAIIVLAFALGFSWFADRPGELTLVWQGQIFETPLTTALALLIALIFVVMIVWWLVSAIWTSPKSVTRYFRARKRDRGYQAISTGLIAVGSGNLVMARKMSTRAHALLSADQEPLIHVLDAQVALTEGNYDKARRLFEAMSEDPETAELGLRGLYLEAKRVGAEEAAQHFAEQAADKAPYLAWAAKATLEVRARQGRWDDAIRLLDQQRSAKVTDKDGSARLKSVVLTARAESRLDADPKAAAADALQALKLRDDFHPAAIIAAKAYLAQGNLRKSAGVLEMVWKKEPHPQTGALYVRARGGDSAVDRLKRAEKLEALKPNNWVSLMVAARAALDAREFEKARTKAEAAARMQPRESAFLLLADIEEAETGDQARVRHWMAQALRSERDPTWVADGLVSEYWRPFSPTTGQLDAFAWKVPYGEIAGPIEEGTASRLDEALKSLPPVGGLRSEPETPADAPIFEKQATPEPEAPQTSEAEASSDDKSMTEAPTTESVRPVTPNAGASAIKSDEAAIPPEEKPLVVEALSEDIPPRPAEGGAEEDDNEREAPLSPFGGRTPDDPGIGENEDDDTPPTAKKRRFF
- a CDS encoding tellurite resistance TerB family protein translates to MFEKISRFLQDIGNDGPHGEARPDDARVAVVALCYQVMEADGVVSESERSRLRELIESQYDLHGAGLEELISAGEEAGSEAVDFYRFTSDVKRHLDEDQRVRLIGLLWDIAYADGSRSEMEDNVVWRIAELIGVSGRERVLERQAALKRAAIDDHGDIPVDD
- a CDS encoding glutamine amidotransferase gives rise to the protein MIEPRRPILVILHQERSTPGRVGQMLTEKGFRLDIRRPALGDRLPDTLEAHSGAVVFGGPMSANDNEDYVRREIDWLSVPLKENRPYLGICLGAQMLARHLGGRVESNSDGSVEIGWYPLHATNHGRLMMNWPAMVYQFHREGFELPHGAELLAGGDLYPNQAFRYGEKAYGVQFHAELTRMMMQRWVVHGASRFSLPKAQAGHLHLEGRMLHDRALKVWLSEFLDIVFERVPAKSVQG
- a CDS encoding MFS transporter; translated protein: MNVSQSGARFDAFRHKGYSLYFFSRFLGTFAVQIVSVAVGWQMYDETGNAFYLGLIGLFQFLPALLLTLVTGTVADRYNRRVIAAICFAVATACAACLLAITMLGLFSPWPVFGLLAVFGTERAFSGPALQSLAPNLVPERDLANAIAWNSSSWQIASIVGPVAGGLLYGVGAVLAYSTALGLFAAATLLMLTVPKPSQSRPTSAVTIRTILAGFRFITSEKVVLGAISLDLFVVLLGGAVALMPVFARDILALGPWGLGLLRAAPGVGGVIVALLLATVPIRHHAGYFMFAGVAMFGLSTVVFGLSQSAWISIAALAVMGGADMISVYVRETLIALWTPDELRGRVNAVNMVFVGASNELGEFRAGTMAHVIGAVPAVVFGGVGSLAVAVIWAMGFTRLRKIDSLEMPEHLAGNPDQP
- a CDS encoding YggT family protein; protein product: MIALFETIYYALEIYKWVIIASAIFSWLFAFNIINAHSPFINSIGRMLYAVTEPVYRPIRNFLPNLGGIDISPVIVLLIVFFLQRLILTGVIPRLY
- a CDS encoding 2'-deoxycytidine 5'-triphosphate deaminase → MSQKPGILADRAIASLFESGNLIAAVPRDHDQIQPASLDLRLGPKAYRVRASFLPGPGHKVEDKLSRLSLHEIDLSEGAVLETGCVYIVELMEALKLTDGLSASTNPKSSTGRLDIFTRVISDYAQEFDIVPAGYEGPLYLEISPRTFPVIVRQGSRLSQIRFRTGQSVLTEEALLALHERETLVASEMPNVSGGGIALSIDLAGEGLVGYRGKHHTGVIDVDRKAGYDILDFWEPIQGRGKGELILDPDEFYILVSREAVHVPPLCAAEMTPFDPLVGEFRVHYAGFFDPGFGHAGAGGRGARAVLEVRSHEVPFILEHGQIVGRLIYEHMLEMPETLYGAGLGSNYQAQGLKLSKHFRAG
- a CDS encoding O-succinylhomoserine sulfhydrylase — encoded protein: MKKSWRPQTKLVHGGSLRSQYGEMSEGIFLTQGFLYENSAAAEARFKGEEEGFIYARYGSPTNAMFEQRMCALEGAEDARATASGMAAVSAAILCQLKAGDHIVAARALFGSCRWVVETLAPKYGIECTLVDGRDLANWEAAIRPNTKLFFLESPTNPTLEVVDIAGVAALAKQAGARTVVDNVFATALYQKPLELGADIVVYSATKHIDGQGRVLGGVVLSSKEWIEEELQDYFRHTGPALSPFNAWLLLKGLETFPLRVRQQTETAGRIADFLADQKQVARVIYPGRADHPQADIVKKQMAAGSSLVAFELKGGKDAAFALQDRLDIVSISNNLGDAKSLITHPATTTHKNLAEEARLELGITGGTIRFSAGIEDTDDLIEDFAQALAKLPA
- the apaG gene encoding Co2+/Mg2+ efflux protein ApaG, with the protein product MAYRAITNDIEVSVGPSFLDGHSMPEDRHFVWAYEIEIVNHRDERIQILSRHWTITNAEGIVETVSGSGVAGKQPMIEAGARYSYQSAAPLDTPSGIMVGHYIIKTADDRLLKIDIPAFSLDSPYEIRSRH
- a CDS encoding APC family permease, which translates into the protein MAMRREIGLLGLTFVAVGGVLGSGWLFAPLETAQLAGPASIIAWLIGAVAMLLIALTYAENSTLFPIAGGIARIPQFSHGRLLALAMGWSAWVGYCTTAPIEVKASLGYASSYLPWLTNSAGGLTISGYLAAAAFLAVLTVVNVFGVAWFARINTTMTWFKLFVPVVFIVVIVAARFEPSNFTSAGGFAPFGVPGIFAAVSTGGVVFAFIGFRHAIDLAGEVRDTQRVIPLALILSVLICLAVYVGLQIAFVGAIDPASLSGGWQTIESTHELGPLGALATSVGVLWLLSMLNVAAVVSPAGSGLVSVSSNARLALAMSNNGVFPRLFAKLNEYGVPLWALILNYFVALFMLIVLPFQQILALNSAAVVLSFIAGPVSMVAFRYLAPNAHRPFVVPAAGFIGALAFVIASLMIYWSGWSTIWLLLALLAVGAVLFLLRFAVIGREDLEPMSAVWFGVYMAGLTVISYLGGYGGGLGVIPHPLDSVLVGLFAVVIFLMAIRGRVSQDVFDRFRREQHEIERQEYDGDDLEDAMTRE